TTGGGGGTGGGGTTCTTGTACCTCATAACACAAAGGAAGTGCTGTATCAAAGACACGGTTAGATACTCAAGGTAAATAATACAATATATTGTTAAATTATCTGCGGATAATACAATTTCGCAAATGCCAAAGGGTGGAAGTAAGCTCACGGCGAAGCTAATTCCCGATTCTTTAGCTAAGATTGTTTGGGTATTCTCATGATTGGTGATTGGACAAATGATTGAAGTTGAGCATCTGAGTAAAATTTATGGTTCGACAACAGCAATTACTGATGTTACCTTTAGCGTTGAACCAGGGGAAATTTTGGGGTTTTTGGGGCCTAATGGGGCTGGTAAAACTACAACCATGCGAATTTTAGCCGGTTATTTACCTGCAACTAGTGGAACAGCGAAGATTGCGGGTTATGATGTCCATGATCATTCTCTGTTGGTGCGGCAGCAGATTGGTTATTTACCGGAAACACCACCGTTATATCCAGAGATGACTGTAGAAGGATTTTTACACTTTGTCGCCCGGATTAAGGGGGTTTCTTCAGGAGATCGCGGGGCAAAGGTAACAGCAGCTATCAACCGCTGCAACTTAGAAGATAAACGCCGAGTTATTATTCGTAAACTTTCTAAAGGCTACCGGCAAAGAGTGGGAATTGCCCAGGCGATCGTTCATGATCCCCCAGCTATCATTCTTGATGAACCTACAGTTGGTCTTGATCCTCGACAAATTATCGAAGTACGGAACTTAATCAAAAGTTTAGCAGGAACACACACCATTATTTTGTCTACTCATATTCTCCCAGAAGTGAGCATGACTTGTAGCAGAGTTGCCATTATTAATCGTGGGCAAATAGTTGCAACTAATACCCCAGAGAATTTGATGACACAATTAACAGGTGGGGCAGGATATGAATTAGAAATCGGTGGTGAAGACGCTTTAGCTAAACAAATGCTGCAAAATATATCCGGTGTGAGTTCAGTAGAATTAATGCCTAACCATCAGCAATTATCAGAAAATCATACTTGCCTCCGGGTAATATTACAGCCAGGAATAGATCCAGGAAAGGAAATTACAGCGGCTTTAATTAGGGCTGAATTTGATTTATATGAAATGCGGCGAATAAATGCCACACTAGAAGATGTTTTCTTAGAATTAACTACAGCAGAAAAGAATTTACCAATGGAAATAACTTCAGAAATTGAAGAAGGAGAAATTGTCTAAATGGGTATAGTCATTGCTAATATTATTGCCATTTATCGTCGAGAACTACAGAGTTATTTTGTTTCACCATTAGCCTATGGAATAGCTAGTACATTTTGGTTTTTAGCTGGGTTATTTTTCGTGATGATTTTGTTAGGTCCAGAAGGAATTTTAGTAACAGTTTCTAGCTATGATTTACAAGGACAACAATTTGGAGTTCCATCCCCAGCAATAGATGTTCCTTATGAATTTGTGCGGGCATTTTTAGATAGAATGGGCTGGTTAATGTTATTTATATTGCCTATTCTATCAATGGGACTTTATGCCGAAGAACGAAAACGCGGAACTTTAGAACTATTAGCCACATCACCAATTACTAATTGGGCTGTAGCCGTAGGTAAATTATTAGGAGTTTTAACATTTTTCTTGACAATGTTTTTACCTTTAATGGCATTAGAAGCGATCGCTTTATCTAGTTCTAATCCTCCTGTGTCACCCATAATTCCCTTACTTGGTCATTTAGGATTACTCTTACTAGCAGCAGCAATTTTATCTTTAGGAATGTTTATTTCCTCATTGACAGACAGTACAATTTTAGCGGCTGTCCTTACCTTTGCCCTCGTCATTTTGCTGTTATTCATTGATTTAATCGCTAAAGTTATTCCTGGTCCAATGGGTGAAGCCATAAGTCACCTATCCCTTCTTAAACATTACAACACCTTGATCCAAGGAATTTTTGATACTAGCGGCTTAATTTTATTTGCCAGTTACATTATCTTAGGTATTTTTCTTACAGCCCAATCCATTGACGCACTCCGCTTCCAACGTCAGTAGGGGCGGGGTTTCCCCGCCCTTATAGGGTTCTATTTCCTGTTACCGATTCCCTGTTCCCTGTTACCTAATGAATAAAAATAAACTTTGGAAACTTGTATTTTGGCTAGGACCATTCTTTTTAGCTGCTGGCTTAACCATTGGTTTGATATCAGAAAAATGGGGAATAATCCCTTTATTATTAACAATAATAGGTTTGGCAATTTGTACCTTTTGGGTAATAGTACAAAGTCAACAAAGTAAATGGTGGCAAAAACGTTCTACCCAGTCCGGTACTAATGCTTTTGTCGCTACTTTATCGGTATTAGTAATCTTAGGATTAATTAACTTTTTAGGTATTCGCTACCATCTGCGTCTAGACTTAACAGATACTCAGCTATTTACCTTATCTCCTCAATCAAGGGAATTAGTGAGTAATTTACCAGAAACAATGAAAGTTTGGTTATTTACTAAAGAACAAAATACCCAAGATCGGGAATTATTAGATAACTATCATCGTCAAAGTCAACAGTTTAAATTTGAGTATATTGATCCTCAATTAAAACCAGAAAAAGCCGAAAAATTTGGAGTTAAAGATTATGGCGAAGTTTATCTAGAATTTCAAAACAAACGGCAATTAGTCCAGACAATCAATGAAAATGAACGACTATCAGAAATAAAATTAACTACCCGCTTACAACAAATTACCAGTTCTATAACTGCTAAAATTTACTTTCTTCAAGGCCATGGTGAACACCCACTCTCAGCTAATAAAGGGGCAATTTCTCAAGCAATTAAAGGATTAACTGATAAAAACTTTACTACATCAGCTTTAAATTTAGCAGAACAGCCGCAAGTCCCTGATGATGCTACTGTTATAGTTATCGCTGGACCACAAAAAGAATTATTGGCAGGGGAAGTTACAGCTTTACAAAATTATCTTAATCGTGGTGGTAACTTGTTGTTAATGATTGATCCTAATACCAACCCCAAAATAGACACTATTTTAAAAGATTGGGGTGTGCGTTTAGATAATCGCTTGGCCGTTGATACTTCTGGACAAAGTTTGCAACTTGGCCCTGCTGCTATTTTAGTAACGGAATATGGACAACATCCTATTACTAAAGATTTTGGCAAAAATATTTCTGTATATCCTTTAACTCGTCCTCTGGAAATTGATCCTGTGTCTGGTATTGAGTCTATGGCTTTATTGAAAACTAAACCCTATCCCAGCAGTTGGGCAGAAAGTGATCAAAAAAGTGAAAAATTAGAGTTTAATGAAGGTCAAGATTTAAAGGGTCCTTTAACTTTAGGGGTAGCATTAACTAGAAAGTCATCAATTCCTACAAATTCACCAACTGTAATTCCCACAACTTCACCAACTGTAATTCCTAAAACTTCACCAACTGTAATTCCCACAACTTCACCAACTGCAATTCCTAAAACTTCACCAACTGCAATTCCTAAAACTTCACCAACTGCAATTCCTAAAACTTCACTAACCGCAATTCCTAAAACTTCACCAACCGCAATTCCTAAAACTTCACCAACTGCAATTCCTAAAACTTCACCAACTGCAATTCCTACAACTTCACCAACTGCAATTCCCACAACTTCACCAACTGCAATTCCCACAACTTCACCAACTGCAATTCCTACAACTTCACCAACTGCAATTCCTACAACTTCACTAACAACTACTAAAGAATCAAGATTAGTAGTATTTGGAAACTCAAATTTTGCCGTTGATGGTTTATTTGAACAACAATTAAATGGAGATGTATTTCTCAACTCAGTTAGTTGGTTAAGTCAACAAGATCAACAACTTCTCTCAATTCGTCCGAAAGAACCAAAAAATCGCCGTATTATCATATCAATTCCCCAAGCTAACTTGTTAACAATAGCTGCCGTGTTCGTATTACCTTTAATTGGTTTAATCACAGGGTTTCTGATTTGGTGGAAACGCCGATGAAAAATCAATTAGTAATTCATGATGCTAAATTAAAGCATTGGCTTTGTTTTCAAAATCCCGATGAAATTATTAGGGCTGATAGTATTGAGCAAGTTGTTCCCAAATTGCAACTTGTAAATGATTTAATTGCCAAGCATCAAATGTATGCAGCAGGTTTTATTAGTTATGAAGCCTCATCGGCTTTTGATTCCGTATTAGAAACTCATTATCCTAGTGAATTTCCCTTACTTTGGTTTGGACTATATCAGAAACCAGAAATTATTGATTTACCAAAACCAGCTTTACCTACAGAATATCAACTCAATTGGACACCTTCAGTTAGTGAAGCAGAATATCATCAAGCCATTACTAAAATTAAAGAATATATTGCCTTGGGGGAAACTTATCAAGTCAATTACACATTACGCCTAAATACGCCCTTTAGTGGTGATTATTGGGAATTTTTTCTCAAATTAGTCCAAGCGCAAAAAGCAGATTATGGGGCTTATGTTGATATTGATAACTTTGCTATTTGTTCTGCTTCCCCTGAACTATTTTTTCGTCTTGATGATAATTGTTTAACCTCTCTTCCCATGAAGGGGACAGCAGCCAGAGGTTTAACATTAGTAGCAGATCATGATATTGCTAATCAACTACATTTTTCCGAAAAAAATAGAGCCGAAAATGTGATGATTGTGGATATGATTCGTAATGATATGGGACGAATAGCTAATATTAATACTGTCAAAGTTCCTAGTTTATTTAATGTTGAAAAATATCCTACAGTTTGGCAAATGACATCTACTGTCACAGCTAAAACGACAGCTTCTATAAGTGACATTATGGGGGCATTATTTCCCTGTGCTTCTATTACCGGCGCACCTAAAGCCCGGACTATGCAAATTATCCAGAAGTTAGAAAATACACCGCGCCGCATTTATACTGGATGTATTGGTTTTATTAGTCCCCAACGTCAAGCTCAATTTAATGTTGCGATTCGGACTGTGTTAATTGATAAAAAAAATAATCAAGCAGAGTATGGAGTGGGGGGAGGAATTGTTTGGGATTCTGTGAGTAGTGACGAATATCAAGAATGTCAGATTAAAGCCCAAGTTCTCACCCTAAATCAACCAGATTTTTCACTTTTAGAAACAATATTATGGCAACCTAATGATGGTTATTTTGTTTTAGATTATCATTTACAACGGTTGCAAACTTCAGCAATTTACTTTAATTTTAATATTAATATAAATAGCTTGAAAACTCAACTTGATAAATTAACAAAATCATTTGCAAATCAAGCTTATAAAGTGCGGTTGTTGTTAGATTCTCATGGTGAGATGACATATCAAACTATGTCTTTATCTCCTGTGAATAATGAGAAATTTGTCAAACTAGGTATGTGTTGCACACCTGTTGACTCTACTAATATATTTTTGTATCATAAAACGACTAATCGCCAAGTTTATGAAATAGCAAAAGCTGCTTTTCCTGATTGTGATGATGTTTTATTGTGGAATGAAAGAAATGAAATCACAGAAACCTGTATTGGTAATATTGTGGTAGATTTACATGGGGAATTATTGACACCTCCGGTAAAATGTGGTTTGTTAGCAGGGACTTTTCGCGCTGATTTACTTGAGCAAGGTAAAATCAAAGAAGAGATTATTACGGTGGAAATGTTAAAGTCTAGCGATCGCATCTATATAATTAACTCAGTGCAAAAATGGCGAGAAGCAGTTTTAATTTCTGACTAAGTAGGTAAGCACAATTAAATACAATATGGGCAGGCAGGATGCCCACCCCACAATAAGTATAATATTTATTTGGGTCTATCTACTTAATTAGATAATTTATTAATTAATATTCAATATGAAATTACCAAAAACGACTTTAATTTTAATACTTTTAGCCCTGGGCTTAGGTGGTTTTGTTTACTTTCATGAAATTAAAAATAAAACTCAGCAAACAGCAATAAAAACCCAAAAACAGAAAATTTTCTCTTTTACGGCTGCTGATGTTCAATCTTTAACGATTAAAATTAAGGATACCACATTACAAATAGAAAAAAGAAATACATCTGAAAAACCCCAATGGGAAATCAAATCTCCCATATCAGCACTAGCAAATGATGCAATTGTTGCTTATTTAATGGATTTGTTAGTTGAGGGAAAAACTGAAAGAACAGTATCAGTTACACCCACTGAATTATCAGAATTTGGTTTAGATAAACCTGTAGCCACTATTGATGTTAAACTGAAAAATCAACAAAGCCATCAATTGATTTTAGGTAAAGGTGATTTTAATAATCAATTTTTATATGCTCAAGCTGATGGTAACAAAAATATGAACCTGTTATTAGTTTCTAAGGATTTTGTGAACGCAGTTAATCGAGACCTATCTGAATGGAAGCAAACACCAGAAAAAATGGATATACAGCCATTACCTGGTCTTCCGAAACTAACTCCTACAAATAGGTAATGTAAAGGATGTTTCTTCTGGTTCCCATAATCTCTATGGGAACCAGAGACTGGGAATGAGATCAGATAAAATAGCAAAAATTAGTATTTCTTATTGTCAATGACAAAACAAACAGCAACTTTATTAATTTCTTGTCCAGATCAACGGGGCTTAGTAGCGAAATTTGCAAATTTCATCTATGCTAATGGTGGTAATATTACCCATGCAGATCAACATACAGACTTTGAAGCTAGATTATTTCTGACTCGCATAGAATGGCAATTAAAAGGATTTAATTTACCAAAAGATGTAATTGCTACCGCTTTTAATGCGATCGCTCAACCTTTAAATGCAAAATGGGAATTACACTTTTCTGATACTCTTCCCCGGATTGCTATTTGGGTAAGTCGTCAAGATCATTGTTTATTTGATTTAATTTGGAGATATCGCGCTAAAGAATTTCATGCAGAAATTCCTTTAATTATGAGTAATCACCCTGATTTACAACCAGTAGCGGCACAATTTGGCATTGATTACCATTACCTACCCATAAATAAAGAAAATAAGCAAGAACAGGAAATTAAACAACTAGAATTACTGCATCAATACAAAATTGATTTAGTAGTCTTGGCAAAATATATGCAAATAGTTAGTGCCGATTTTATTGAAAAATTCCCACAAATCATTAATATTCATCATTCATTTTTACCAGCGTTTATAGGTGCTAATCCCTATCATCGCGCCTTTGAAAGAGGTGTAAAAATTATTGGTGCAACAGCCCATTATGCTACTGCTGACTTAGATGCAGGACCAATTATTGAACAGGATGTGGTGCGGGTAAGTCATCGAGATGAGGTAGATGATTTAATCAGAAAAGGGAAAGATTTAGAAAGAATTGTGTTAGCAAGAGCGGTAAGATTGCATTTACGAAATCGTGTTTTAGTTTATGGAAATAGGACAGTAGTTTTTGAGTAAAATTATTTAATCAGTCCATTAATTTAGCTATTGTTTCCATCATCAAAAAAAGCCGATGAGAATAATCAGGAAAGCAAGTAAATTGATAATGCTCATAAAAAGATCGGGCTTGATCATTCTTAGCTTCAACAACTACAGCCAGTGTAGCAATTTCGTTTTGCAAACTTCGATATAGGGCATCCATTAACAACATTTCACCCAAACCTTTTTGACGATGATTTTGATCAATAGCTAATCTACCTAAAAGAGTTGCAGGCAGTTGAGGATATTTTGGCAGTTTTTTGGTTATTTCTCCAGGTAATTCTCCTAATTTAATACTTGTTGATGATAGTGTGTAATAACCAGCGATGAAACCAGAACTTTTTTCTACTAAAACGAATGGGGCAGCTATGCGTTTACGTGCATCTTGCCCAGCTTGTTTTTGGAAATAATCATCTAATTGATCAACACCACAACAAAAAGCCGCTCGGTTATGCTTTTTTCCTAGCGGCTCTATTAAATAATGATCAAAAGCATCAAAACTATCTGTTAATTGCACTTATACACCCATATTCTTTTTATAGCGTTGAGCCGCAACCCGTAACTTTTCACTTGG
The window above is part of the Dolichospermum sp. DET69 genome. Proteins encoded here:
- a CDS encoding ABC transporter ATP-binding protein, with protein sequence MIEVEHLSKIYGSTTAITDVTFSVEPGEILGFLGPNGAGKTTTMRILAGYLPATSGTAKIAGYDVHDHSLLVRQQIGYLPETPPLYPEMTVEGFLHFVARIKGVSSGDRGAKVTAAINRCNLEDKRRVIIRKLSKGYRQRVGIAQAIVHDPPAIILDEPTVGLDPRQIIEVRNLIKSLAGTHTIILSTHILPEVSMTCSRVAIINRGQIVATNTPENLMTQLTGGAGYELEIGGEDALAKQMLQNISGVSSVELMPNHQQLSENHTCLRVILQPGIDPGKEITAALIRAEFDLYEMRRINATLEDVFLELTTAEKNLPMEITSEIEEGEIV
- a CDS encoding ABC transporter permease subunit, translating into MGIVIANIIAIYRRELQSYFVSPLAYGIASTFWFLAGLFFVMILLGPEGILVTVSSYDLQGQQFGVPSPAIDVPYEFVRAFLDRMGWLMLFILPILSMGLYAEERKRGTLELLATSPITNWAVAVGKLLGVLTFFLTMFLPLMALEAIALSSSNPPVSPIIPLLGHLGLLLLAAAILSLGMFISSLTDSTILAAVLTFALVILLLFIDLIAKVIPGPMGEAISHLSLLKHYNTLIQGIFDTSGLILFASYIILGIFLTAQSIDALRFQRQ
- a CDS encoding Gldg family protein, giving the protein MNKNKLWKLVFWLGPFFLAAGLTIGLISEKWGIIPLLLTIIGLAICTFWVIVQSQQSKWWQKRSTQSGTNAFVATLSVLVILGLINFLGIRYHLRLDLTDTQLFTLSPQSRELVSNLPETMKVWLFTKEQNTQDRELLDNYHRQSQQFKFEYIDPQLKPEKAEKFGVKDYGEVYLEFQNKRQLVQTINENERLSEIKLTTRLQQITSSITAKIYFLQGHGEHPLSANKGAISQAIKGLTDKNFTTSALNLAEQPQVPDDATVIVIAGPQKELLAGEVTALQNYLNRGGNLLLMIDPNTNPKIDTILKDWGVRLDNRLAVDTSGQSLQLGPAAILVTEYGQHPITKDFGKNISVYPLTRPLEIDPVSGIESMALLKTKPYPSSWAESDQKSEKLEFNEGQDLKGPLTLGVALTRKSSIPTNSPTVIPTTSPTVIPKTSPTVIPTTSPTAIPKTSPTAIPKTSPTAIPKTSLTAIPKTSPTAIPKTSPTAIPKTSPTAIPTTSPTAIPTTSPTAIPTTSPTAIPTTSPTAIPTTSLTTTKESRLVVFGNSNFAVDGLFEQQLNGDVFLNSVSWLSQQDQQLLSIRPKEPKNRRIIISIPQANLLTIAAVFVLPLIGLITGFLIWWKRR
- the pabB gene encoding aminodeoxychorismate synthase component I, which gives rise to MKNQLVIHDAKLKHWLCFQNPDEIIRADSIEQVVPKLQLVNDLIAKHQMYAAGFISYEASSAFDSVLETHYPSEFPLLWFGLYQKPEIIDLPKPALPTEYQLNWTPSVSEAEYHQAITKIKEYIALGETYQVNYTLRLNTPFSGDYWEFFLKLVQAQKADYGAYVDIDNFAICSASPELFFRLDDNCLTSLPMKGTAARGLTLVADHDIANQLHFSEKNRAENVMIVDMIRNDMGRIANINTVKVPSLFNVEKYPTVWQMTSTVTAKTTASISDIMGALFPCASITGAPKARTMQIIQKLENTPRRIYTGCIGFISPQRQAQFNVAIRTVLIDKKNNQAEYGVGGGIVWDSVSSDEYQECQIKAQVLTLNQPDFSLLETILWQPNDGYFVLDYHLQRLQTSAIYFNFNININSLKTQLDKLTKSFANQAYKVRLLLDSHGEMTYQTMSLSPVNNEKFVKLGMCCTPVDSTNIFLYHKTTNRQVYEIAKAAFPDCDDVLLWNERNEITETCIGNIVVDLHGELLTPPVKCGLLAGTFRADLLEQGKIKEEIITVEMLKSSDRIYIINSVQKWREAVLISD
- a CDS encoding DUF4340 domain-containing protein; the encoded protein is MKLPKTTLILILLALGLGGFVYFHEIKNKTQQTAIKTQKQKIFSFTAADVQSLTIKIKDTTLQIEKRNTSEKPQWEIKSPISALANDAIVAYLMDLLVEGKTERTVSVTPTELSEFGLDKPVATIDVKLKNQQSHQLILGKGDFNNQFLYAQADGNKNMNLLLVSKDFVNAVNRDLSEWKQTPEKMDIQPLPGLPKLTPTNR
- the purU gene encoding formyltetrahydrofolate deformylase — protein: MTKQTATLLISCPDQRGLVAKFANFIYANGGNITHADQHTDFEARLFLTRIEWQLKGFNLPKDVIATAFNAIAQPLNAKWELHFSDTLPRIAIWVSRQDHCLFDLIWRYRAKEFHAEIPLIMSNHPDLQPVAAQFGIDYHYLPINKENKQEQEIKQLELLHQYKIDLVVLAKYMQIVSADFIEKFPQIINIHHSFLPAFIGANPYHRAFERGVKIIGATAHYATADLDAGPIIEQDVVRVSHRDEVDDLIRKGKDLERIVLARAVRLHLRNRVLVYGNRTVVFE
- a CDS encoding GNAT family N-acetyltransferase; its protein translation is MQLTDSFDAFDHYLIEPLGKKHNRAAFCCGVDQLDDYFQKQAGQDARKRIAAPFVLVEKSSGFIAGYYTLSSTSIKLGELPGEITKKLPKYPQLPATLLGRLAIDQNHRQKGLGEMLLMDALYRSLQNEIATLAVVVEAKNDQARSFYEHYQFTCFPDYSHRLFLMMETIAKLMD